The following coding sequences lie in one Xanthomonas hortorum pv. pelargonii genomic window:
- a CDS encoding AraC family transcriptional regulator, translating to MPLQCGQGFWRDAALPFVELRQVINSRTLCYAAHTHEQWSVGAVDRGLARYRNGRVRAQVGAQSLTLINPGDVHACNPDPQQDWSFRMLYLDVAWLREQQRALGLAGNADVHMLAAPLCQTPAAYAAFDRMHALLIDDNADALARESALIAFVARLHLHVEPMSRAVAVDTGPMRQVAEYLQTHHARAVSLRELCTLAGMPAPRLIRGFRQAHGLTPHAYLLDCRFQRAREALRRGGGIAEVAYAHGYADQAHLQRSFKRAWAVTPGHYRSAGPHALSRSPSADRRR from the coding sequence TTGCCCCTGCAATGCGGGCAGGGGTTCTGGCGCGATGCGGCATTGCCCTTCGTCGAACTGCGCCAGGTGATCAACAGCCGCACGCTCTGTTATGCGGCGCATACGCACGAGCAATGGTCGGTGGGTGCGGTGGATCGCGGGCTTGCGCGTTACCGCAATGGACGCGTGCGGGCGCAGGTGGGCGCGCAGTCGCTGACCTTGATCAACCCCGGCGATGTGCATGCCTGCAATCCGGATCCGCAGCAGGACTGGTCGTTCCGCATGCTGTATCTGGACGTGGCGTGGCTGCGCGAACAACAACGCGCACTCGGTTTGGCCGGCAATGCGGATGTGCACATGCTGGCAGCGCCGTTGTGCCAGACGCCGGCAGCCTACGCTGCTTTCGACCGCATGCATGCGCTGCTGATCGACGACAACGCCGATGCGCTTGCACGCGAGAGCGCGTTGATCGCGTTCGTGGCGCGGCTGCATCTGCATGTGGAGCCGATGAGCCGTGCGGTTGCGGTCGATACCGGGCCGATGCGGCAGGTGGCCGAGTATCTGCAGACCCATCATGCGCGTGCGGTGTCGCTGCGCGAACTGTGCACGCTGGCCGGGATGCCCGCGCCGCGCCTGATTCGCGGTTTTCGTCAGGCCCATGGTCTGACCCCGCACGCGTATCTGCTGGACTGCCGGTTTCAGCGTGCGCGTGAGGCCTTGCGTCGCGGTGGCGGCATTGCCGAGGTCGCCTATGCGCACGGGTACGCCGACCAGGCGCATCTGCAGCGCAGCTTCAAACGCGCCTGGGCGGTGACACCCGGGCACTATCGCAGTGCCGGACCCCATGCCCTCAGCAGAAGTCCATCAGCAGATAGACGGCGCTGA